One Glycine max cultivar Williams 82 chromosome 1, Glycine_max_v4.0, whole genome shotgun sequence genomic window, ttgtttagtcAAAACTTCTAATGCTCTTAATCTCTCCTCGTCTAAATCAACTAACTCATCTGACatcattttccaataatggtcgaTTGGAATGTCCATTTGTTTTTGTACTCTGGCTGATTGCAAATGTATTTCGACCGGAAGTACAGCATCGTGCCCATAAGTCAGTCGAAATGGGGTAGTATTAGTTGATTCCTTAGGAGAATTTCTACATGCCCATAGAACTTGATCTAACGTTTTATTCCAATTTCTTGGCTTTTGGGCaatgtgttttttaatcaagttaattacaatcttattggctgcttcgacCTGACCATTTGCTTGCGCGTAATATGGTGTTGAGGTTAATAATCGAAAGCCAGTTTTTTGggcaaattctttcatttttcgtcCAGTAAAAACTGAACCTTGATCAGTGGTAATTGTTTCGGGAATACCAaacctataaataatataattttgaatgaaactAATTACTGCTTCCTGATCAACATTTGGCAAAGGGACTGCTTCGATCCATTTTGTAAAGTAATCGATACCAACTATAATATAACGCTGGTTCTTAGAAGAGGCAGGCTTGATTTCACCAATTAAGTCCAAAGCCCATCCTCTGAAAGGCCAAGGTTTGATTATGGAGTGTAACTCACTAGCAGGTAAATGCTGTATCCCTGCATGCTTTTGGCATTCCTGACAGCCTTTAGCAAATTCTATACAGTCTTTTAACATCGAAGGCCAATACAAACCTTAGCGAAATAAAAGCCATTTCATTTTATGGCCTGCTTGATGTGATCCACAAGCCCCACTGTGAACATGGGAAACTACCAAGTATGCTTCTGATTCACTTAGACATTTTAGCAACACTCCTTCTGCAGTCTTTTTAAACAAATCATTTCCCACAATCACGTAATTTAAAGCCCTATATTTGATCTTTCGAGCCACATTGCCTATTGGATTTTCCAAATATTCAATAATGGACTTTCTCCAATCATTATCTAACATATTGTCAATggccaaaatttgaattttttcctgAAGATCATTCATACTTTCATCTTCATTATTTTGTGGTATACTTGCCCCCACAAGTTTTGGCATTGGCAATTTAGTGCTTAATGGCTCTGGTAACACcagtttatcttttatttcgaTCAACTGAGTTAACTTTTCCTTCGACATTTTGTACCCTGAAGCTATTTGGGCTAAATCATTTGCTTCTCGGTTTTCTTGTCGAGGTACATGCTCAATGTTAATATAATCGAAATGATTCAGAAGAGAACTTgctataacaaaatattttgctaAGTGTTCATTAACACATTTGTATTCTTGTGTTAATTGCCTCAACACTAATTCTGAATCACCTCTTATATTAACATTTCTTGCCCCCAggctaattaaaatttcaaggcCTGTAATTAGAGCTTCATACTCAGCCTCATTATTAGAACAAAGccctttgattttatatttgaactTAGTTGGAACTTTATTGGGGGATATTATTAAAACTCCAATTCCAGTTCCATGTTTGTGTTTCGATCCATCGAAATACAAAATCCAAGGCTCTGTATCGACATAATCTTGCAGCATCTCGATCAATGAATGATCTACAATAAAATCAGCCACAATCTGACCCTTAACAGATTTCAAAGGCTTGTACGTTAAAGAATATTCTGTTAATGCTAAAGCCCACTTTCCAATTCTACTGTGTAAAATCGGTTTTGACAACATGtgcttaataatatcataatgagAATACACATAAACATCAACAGGCTTTATATATTGCTTAAGTTTTGCACAAGAGAAATACAGACAAAGACAAAGTTTTTCTATGGCAGTATATCTAGTTTCTGCATCATTTAGTACACGACTAAGATAATAAATTGCATGTTCTATGCCATCATCATCTTCCTGAGCCAACATGCTACCAATGGTCTTGTCAGACGCAGCAATATACATCTTCATAGACTTGTTTCGACTAGGAGGCATTAACACAGGAGGCTTGATCAgatattctttaatttcatcGAAAGCCTTTTGATGCTCTTCATTCCATTTGAATGGTTCATCTTTCTTGAGTCGAAGTAATGGCGAACAAATCTGAGCTTTGCCACTTAGATTCGAAATGAATCGCCTCAAGAAGTTGATTTTTCCTAGCAAAGACTGAAGCTGTTTTTTGGTCGAAGGAGGCTTCGTCTCAAGAATAGCCTTtgtcttattttgatttatctcAATGCCTTTTTTATGCACCACAAAACCAAGGAAATCTCCTGCACGCACACAAAAAGCACACTTTAATGGATTCATTTTTAATCCATGTTTCCTCATTCGTTCGAAAGATTGCCTAAGATAATCCAAATGGCTAtcttctgaggaggatttgatgattatatcatcaatataaatttgcataaatgtgtcaataaaatcatgaaacatGGAATTCATGGCCCTTTGATAAgtggccccagcatttttcaaccCAAAGGGCATAACCACCCATTCATAAGTGCCTAAAGCACCAGGGCATCGAAATGCTGTTTTCGACACATCATTTTCAGCAATAAATATTTGGTTATAACCAGAATAACCATCTAACATGCTTAAAAATTCGAAACCAGCTGCCGAATCTACCAACATTTCCGCTACTGGCATAGCATATTCATCTTTAGGTGTAGCATTATTTAAATCCCTAAAATCTATGCATACTCTAAGAGTTCCATTCTTTTTAATGACAGGGACTATATTTGCTAACCATTCGACATACCTGGCAGCCCTGATGAATTTACACCTCAGCAGCCTTTCGATCTCT contains:
- the LOC106799742 gene encoding protein NYNRIN-like, with amino-acid sequence MLKDCIEFAKGCQECQKHAGIQHLPASELHSIIKPWPFRGWALDLIGEIKPASSKNQRYIIVGIDYFTKWIEAVPLPNVDQEAVISFIQNYIIYRFGIPETITTDQGSVFTGRKMKEFAQKTGFRLLTSTPYYAQANGQVEAANKIVINLIKKHIAQKPRNWNKTLDQVLWACRNSPKESTNTTPFRLTYGHDAVLPVEIHLQSARVQKQMDIPIDHYWKMMSDELVDLDEERLRALEVLTKQKERVAKVYNKKVKSKTFNVGDLVWKVILPMDSKDRALGKWSPNWEGPFKIIQIYSNGAYELEELTPQKRTLRINGKYLKKYKPTLLEVKISIE